In one window of Paucibacter aquatile DNA:
- the pssA gene encoding CDP-diacylglycerol--serine O-phosphatidyltransferase, which translates to MTDPKNPLPAALPDDEDIEAHEPVRRRRKGIYILPNLFTLAALFSGFYAIVMAMNGRFEQSAYGIFAAMVLDSLDGRVARMTNTQSTFGEQMDSLSDMVSFGAAPALIMYIWALSGLGKWGWFAAFVYIAGAALRLARFNTNIAVVDKRFFQGVPSPAAAALVMGLVWVVDDAGFKAIHSTPSLAWVAFGFTLYAGLTMVTNAPFYSFKDVSFKRSVPFIVIVAIALGIAVINIDPPRVLFGLFCAYGLSGYVVYGYKRMKGKPVSVIATSTDEPDEKGLHD; encoded by the coding sequence ATGACCGATCCCAAGAATCCACTGCCCGCAGCCCTGCCTGACGATGAGGACATCGAGGCGCACGAGCCGGTGCGCCGGCGCCGCAAGGGCATCTACATCCTGCCCAATCTCTTCACCCTGGCGGCCCTGTTCAGCGGCTTTTACGCCATCGTGATGGCCATGAATGGCCGCTTCGAACAATCGGCCTACGGCATTTTTGCGGCCATGGTGCTGGATAGCCTGGACGGCCGTGTGGCGCGCATGACCAACACGCAGAGCACCTTCGGCGAGCAGATGGACAGCCTCTCTGACATGGTCTCCTTCGGCGCCGCGCCGGCGCTGATCATGTACATCTGGGCCTTGTCCGGCTTGGGCAAGTGGGGCTGGTTCGCAGCTTTCGTTTACATCGCCGGTGCCGCCCTGCGTCTGGCGCGTTTCAACACCAATATCGCGGTGGTGGACAAGCGTTTCTTCCAGGGTGTGCCCAGCCCGGCTGCCGCGGCCCTGGTGATGGGCCTGGTCTGGGTGGTGGATGACGCCGGCTTCAAGGCCATCCACAGCACGCCGTCGCTGGCTTGGGTGGCGTTCGGCTTCACGCTGTACGCGGGCCTGACCATGGTCACCAATGCGCCGTTCTACAGCTTCAAGGATGTGAGCTTCAAGCGTTCGGTCCCCTTCATCGTGATCGTGGCGATTGCGCTGGGGATTGCCGTTATCAACATCGACCCGCCGCGCGTGCTCTTTGGCTTGTTCTGTGCCTACGGCCTTTCGGGCTATGTGGTCTACGGCTACAAGCGCATGAAGGGCAAGCCGGTCAGCGTGATCGCCACATCGACCGACGAGCCCGATGAAAAGGGCTTGCACGACTGA
- a CDS encoding 2-isopropylmalate synthase has product MADQLIIFDTTLRDGEQSPGASMTKDEKLRIARQLERLKVDVIEAGFAASSNGDFEAVKAIADAVRESTICSLARANDRDIARAAEALKGAARSRIHTFIATSELHMEKKLRMTREQVLEQAIQAVRFARNVTGDVEFSPEDGYRSDPDFLARVIEAVIKEGARTINIPDTVGYAIPELYGNFIKTLRERVPNSDQAIWSVHCHNDLGMAVANSLAGVKIGGARQIECTINGLGERAGNCSLEEVVMAVKTRRDYFGLDCNIDASHIVAASRLVSQTTGFVVQPNKAVVGANAFAHASGIHQDGVLKARDTYEIMRAEDVGWSANKIVLGKLSGRNAFKQRLQELGIALESEAEVNAAFVRFKDLADRKNEIFDEDIIALVMDESVSSDQEHYRLVALSQRSEMGEQPHASVVFAVGAQEHRAESSGNGPVDAVLRAIESTVQSGAEMLLYSVNAITSGSTESQGEVTVRLQHAGRVVNGVGADPDIVVASAKAYLSALNKLQSKTERVAAQG; this is encoded by the coding sequence ATGGCTGACCAGCTGATCATCTTCGACACCACCTTGCGCGACGGCGAGCAATCGCCCGGCGCCTCGATGACGAAGGACGAAAAGCTACGCATTGCGCGTCAGCTGGAGCGGCTCAAGGTCGATGTGATCGAGGCGGGCTTTGCGGCTTCCTCGAACGGTGATTTCGAGGCGGTCAAGGCGATTGCCGACGCTGTGCGTGAAAGCACCATCTGCTCGCTCGCCCGTGCCAACGATCGCGACATCGCCCGTGCGGCCGAGGCGCTCAAGGGCGCGGCGCGCTCGCGCATCCACACCTTCATCGCCACCAGCGAGCTCCATATGGAGAAGAAGCTGCGCATGACACGTGAACAGGTGCTGGAGCAGGCGATCCAGGCCGTGCGCTTTGCCCGCAATGTGACCGGCGATGTGGAGTTCTCGCCGGAAGACGGTTATCGCTCCGATCCGGATTTCCTGGCCCGCGTGATCGAAGCGGTGATCAAGGAAGGCGCCCGCACCATCAACATCCCGGACACCGTGGGCTACGCCATCCCGGAGCTCTACGGCAATTTCATCAAGACCCTGCGCGAGCGCGTGCCCAACTCGGATCAGGCGATCTGGTCCGTGCACTGCCACAACGACCTGGGCATGGCCGTGGCCAATTCCCTGGCCGGCGTGAAGATCGGCGGCGCGCGTCAGATCGAATGCACCATCAACGGCCTGGGCGAGCGTGCGGGCAATTGCTCGCTGGAAGAAGTGGTGATGGCCGTCAAGACCCGTCGCGACTACTTCGGCCTCGATTGCAATATCGACGCGTCGCACATCGTCGCCGCCTCGCGCCTGGTCTCGCAGACCACCGGCTTTGTGGTGCAGCCCAACAAGGCGGTGGTGGGCGCCAATGCTTTTGCCCATGCCTCCGGCATCCACCAGGACGGCGTACTCAAGGCACGTGACACCTACGAAATCATGCGCGCCGAAGACGTGGGTTGGAGCGCCAACAAGATCGTGCTGGGCAAGCTGAGTGGCCGCAATGCCTTCAAGCAGCGCCTGCAAGAGTTGGGCATCGCGCTCGAGTCCGAGGCCGAGGTCAATGCCGCGTTCGTGCGCTTCAAGGATCTGGCCGACCGCAAGAACGAGATCTTCGACGAGGACATCATCGCCCTGGTGATGGACGAGTCGGTCAGCTCGGACCAGGAGCACTACCGCCTGGTCGCGCTGTCGCAGCGCTCCGAGATGGGCGAGCAGCCGCACGCCAGCGTGGTGTTTGCGGTCGGCGCGCAAGAACACCGGGCCGAGAGCAGCGGCAACGGGCCGGTGGATGCGGTTCTACGCGCCATCGAATCCACCGTTCAAAGTGGCGCCGAGATGCTGCTCTATTCGGTCAATGCCATCACAAGCGGCAGCACAGAATCGCAAGGCGAGGTGACGGTGCGCTTGCAGCATGCCGGTCGCGTGGTCAATGGCGTGGGGGCCGATCCCGATATCGTGGTCGCCTCAGCCAAGGCATATTTGAGCGCGCTGAACAAGCTGCAAAGCAAGACCGAGCGGGTCGCGGCGCAGGGCTGA
- the pbpG gene encoding D-alanyl-D-alanine endopeptidase — MAGFLGAAPVAEAASSNKAPVAKNARAAKPAARSTHLSKAARAAQAKSPVKASGRTSVKSKAGKTAVALGAAAAVEAAAKPTFGQLYGLHAVEDSLKLKSSVALVLDQDTNEVLFAKNSQAVLPIASITKLMTALVVVEAGQSMDEKLTITEEDIDSEKYTRSRLTVGATLTRGEMMHLALMSSENRAANALGRNYPGGLASFVAAMNHKAQSLGMTDTHYVEPTGLSSRNQSSAKDLAALVKVAHEVPLLRELSTSKEYQVALGRRQLQFHSTNALVSNPAWDIGLQKTGFINEAGRCLVMQARMAGRKLIMVFLDSTGKYTRIADAERVRKWISSNPSATAAVHAKPTI; from the coding sequence ATGGCCGGTTTTCTCGGCGCCGCACCGGTGGCCGAGGCTGCCAGCTCGAACAAGGCCCCGGTGGCCAAGAATGCCCGCGCCGCCAAGCCTGCCGCGCGCAGCACACACCTGAGCAAAGCGGCTCGCGCCGCGCAAGCCAAATCGCCGGTCAAGGCGAGTGGCCGGACTTCGGTGAAGTCCAAGGCCGGCAAGACCGCAGTGGCGCTCGGCGCAGCGGCGGCCGTTGAGGCGGCGGCCAAGCCGACGTTTGGTCAGCTTTACGGCCTGCACGCGGTTGAGGACTCGCTCAAGCTCAAGTCCAGCGTCGCGCTGGTGCTCGACCAAGACACCAACGAAGTCCTGTTCGCCAAGAACTCGCAGGCCGTGCTGCCCATCGCCTCGATCACCAAGCTGATGACGGCCTTGGTGGTGGTGGAAGCCGGCCAGTCCATGGACGAGAAGCTGACCATCACCGAGGAAGACATCGACTCGGAGAAGTACACCCGTTCGCGCCTGACCGTCGGCGCCACGCTGACCCGGGGCGAGATGATGCATCTGGCCCTGATGTCCTCGGAAAACCGCGCCGCCAATGCGCTGGGTCGCAATTACCCCGGCGGTCTGGCCTCCTTTGTGGCCGCCATGAACCACAAGGCTCAGTCCCTGGGCATGACGGACACGCACTATGTCGAGCCCACCGGCCTGTCCAGCCGCAATCAGTCCAGCGCCAAGGATCTGGCGGCACTGGTGAAAGTGGCGCACGAGGTGCCCCTGCTGCGCGAGCTGTCCACCTCCAAGGAATACCAGGTTGCCCTGGGCCGCCGCCAGCTGCAGTTCCACAGCACCAATGCCCTGGTCAGCAACCCCGCCTGGGACATCGGCCTGCAGAAGACCGGCTTCATCAATGAGGCGGGCCGTTGCCTGGTCATGCAGGCCCGCATGGCCGGCCGCAAGCTGATCATGGTCTTCCTGGATTCGACCGGCAAATACACCCGAATCGCCGACGCCGAGCGCGTTCGCAAGTGGATCAGCAGCAACCCCAGCGCCACTGCGGCGGTGCACGCCAAACCGACGATCTGA
- a CDS encoding IclR family transcriptional regulator: protein MKNKEAQTPAIQVLERTFALLDVLASHQDPVSLKEIAETTGLHPSTAHRILNDLAIGRFVDRPEAGSYRLGMRMLELGNLVKARLDVRDAALGPMRELHKFTHQPVNLSVRQGDEIVYIERTYSERSGMQVVRAVGGRAPLHLTSVGKLFLASDDPTRVRAYATRTGLAGHTRNSLTEIGALERELAIIRQRGLSRDDEELELGVRCMAAGIYDDQAKLVAGLSISAPADRLEESWLARLKETAAQISASLGYRG, encoded by the coding sequence ATGAAGAACAAAGAAGCTCAAACGCCTGCCATCCAGGTGCTGGAGCGCACGTTTGCGCTGCTCGATGTGCTGGCGAGCCACCAGGACCCGGTCTCGCTGAAGGAAATCGCCGAGACCACAGGCCTGCACCCCTCGACCGCGCACCGCATTCTCAACGACCTGGCCATCGGCCGCTTCGTCGATCGGCCCGAAGCCGGCAGCTACCGCTTGGGCATGCGCATGCTGGAGCTGGGCAATTTGGTCAAGGCGCGGCTTGATGTCCGCGACGCCGCCCTGGGCCCCATGCGCGAGCTGCACAAATTCACCCACCAGCCGGTCAATCTCTCGGTACGCCAGGGCGATGAGATCGTCTACATCGAGCGCACCTACAGCGAACGCTCGGGCATGCAGGTGGTGCGCGCCGTCGGCGGACGTGCCCCGCTGCACCTGACTTCGGTGGGCAAGCTCTTTCTGGCCAGCGACGACCCGACACGGGTGCGCGCCTACGCCACCCGCACCGGTCTGGCCGGCCACACCCGCAACAGCCTGACCGAGATTGGCGCCCTGGAGCGCGAACTGGCCATCATCCGCCAGCGCGGCCTGTCGCGCGACGACGAAGAGCTGGAGCTGGGCGTGCGCTGCATGGCCGCCGGCATCTACGACGACCAGGCCAAGCTGGTGGCCGGCCTGTCCATCTCGGCCCCGGCCGACCGGCTGGAAGAAAGCTGGCTGGCGCGGCTCAAGGAAACCGCCGCGCAGATCTCGGCCTCCTTGGGCTACCGCGGCTGA
- a CDS encoding TIGR03790 family protein → MQWLGLAAAGISLALAVQAQALIDPAAALTEAPPAAGPQQPASSAAGSSSASSSANSAASASARAAPAPSWLRLPKLQGRLTAADLGLLINSKDPYSVAVGEYYARRRGIPEAQILRVQLPVRASLSLPEFEALQATVRQRMGPQVQGLALAWTQPYAVECNSITSALALGFQPEICKQSCAPSRPSPYFNYSGRKPFSDLGLRPSMLLAARSVESAQALIERGIAADHSLPSFVPAQAYFVSTPDAARSVRSVLFPPASSIRALGLEARRESSEALPARLPRALLMVTGLARVEGLDRIEWLPGALADHLTSFGGLLERNSPQEQMSALDWLESGATASYGTVSEPCNHLQKFPHPQILLLSYAQGLSALEAYWHSVAWPGQGVFVGEPLAAPFAPPF, encoded by the coding sequence GTGCAATGGCTGGGCTTGGCAGCCGCCGGCATCTCGCTGGCGCTGGCGGTGCAGGCTCAAGCGCTCATCGATCCCGCCGCGGCGCTGACCGAGGCGCCACCGGCAGCCGGGCCGCAGCAGCCGGCATCCAGCGCGGCGGGCAGCTCATCCGCGTCTTCGAGTGCCAACTCGGCAGCCAGCGCGTCAGCGCGGGCCGCTCCGGCTCCGAGCTGGTTGCGTCTGCCCAAGCTGCAAGGCCGTCTGACCGCGGCCGACCTGGGCCTCCTGATCAACAGCAAGGACCCCTATTCCGTGGCGGTGGGTGAGTACTACGCGCGCCGGCGCGGCATCCCTGAGGCTCAGATCCTGCGCGTGCAGCTCCCTGTGCGTGCGAGCTTGAGCCTGCCCGAATTCGAGGCCTTGCAAGCCACCGTGCGTCAGCGCATGGGCCCCCAGGTGCAAGGCCTGGCCCTGGCCTGGACCCAGCCCTATGCGGTTGAATGCAACTCCATCACCTCGGCCCTGGCCCTGGGTTTCCAGCCGGAGATATGCAAGCAGAGCTGCGCGCCGAGCCGCCCGTCGCCCTACTTCAACTACTCAGGTCGCAAGCCCTTCAGCGATCTGGGCCTGCGCCCCTCCATGCTGCTGGCCGCCCGATCGGTCGAGAGCGCCCAGGCCTTGATCGAGCGCGGCATCGCTGCCGATCACAGCCTGCCATCCTTCGTGCCGGCCCAGGCCTATTTCGTCAGCACGCCCGATGCGGCGCGCAGCGTGCGCTCGGTCCTGTTCCCGCCGGCCAGCAGCATCCGGGCCCTGGGCCTGGAGGCGCGGCGAGAGTCCAGTGAGGCCTTGCCCGCCCGCCTGCCTCGCGCCTTGTTGATGGTGACCGGCTTGGCCCGGGTGGAGGGCCTGGACCGTATCGAGTGGCTGCCCGGCGCGCTGGCCGATCACCTGACCTCCTTCGGCGGTCTGCTGGAGCGCAACAGCCCGCAGGAGCAGATGAGCGCACTCGACTGGTTGGAGTCGGGCGCCACGGCCAGCTACGGCACCGTCAGCGAGCCCTGCAACCACCTGCAGAAGTTCCCGCATCCACAAATCCTGCTGCTCAGCTATGCCCAGGGTTTGAGTGCGCTGGAGGCCTACTGGCACAGCGTGGCCTGGCCGGGGCAGGGGGTGTTTGTGGGTGAGCCTCTGGCGGCGCCGTTTGCGCCGCCTTTCTAG
- the hpnE gene encoding hydroxysqualene dehydroxylase HpnE, with product MLAKARGLRVAVIGGGWAGLAAAVRACEAGHQIELFDMAGQPGGRARSLPPDEAGLRLDNGQHILIGAYRRSLALMRHLGLAPEAALLRLPLRLRYPGHEGLRLPPGAALPAFVRGVLACRRWPWSARLGLLLGATGWLLRGFRCAPELSVAELCQGLPQPIKDELIDPLCVAALNTPAAQASASVFLRVLHDALFSGPGSSDLLLPRRPLSELLAEPAQAWLLGQGAVLRLSQRVQSLTRSAEGGWQVDGQAFDRVILACSAAEAARLSFPLAPAWSAQAGALHYQPIITVYLQHPGPAWPAPMLALQEGPQAPAQFAFDLGQLSAEAAGRSAWVISGAAPWVERGLDAAAEAVRLQAQQELGWTEAPTLIRVLAEKRATFACTPGLQRPPAAIAPGLWAAGDYVEGPYPATLEGAVMAGEFAAANL from the coding sequence ATGCTGGCAAAAGCGCGCGGCCTGCGCGTGGCCGTGATCGGCGGCGGCTGGGCCGGTCTCGCTGCTGCGGTGCGAGCCTGCGAGGCCGGCCACCAGATTGAGCTGTTCGACATGGCCGGCCAGCCCGGCGGCCGCGCGCGCAGCCTGCCGCCCGACGAAGCCGGCCTGCGTCTGGACAATGGCCAGCACATCCTGATCGGCGCCTACCGGCGCAGCCTGGCGCTGATGCGCCACCTGGGCCTCGCTCCTGAGGCCGCCCTGCTGCGCCTGCCCCTGCGTCTGCGCTACCCCGGGCATGAAGGCCTGCGCCTGCCGCCCGGCGCGGCCCTGCCCGCCTTTGTGCGCGGCGTGCTGGCCTGCAGGCGCTGGCCCTGGTCGGCGCGGCTGGGCCTGCTGCTCGGCGCGACCGGCTGGCTGCTGCGCGGCTTTCGCTGCGCGCCCGAGCTCAGCGTGGCCGAGCTCTGCCAAGGCCTGCCGCAGCCCATCAAGGACGAGCTGATTGATCCGCTCTGCGTCGCGGCGCTCAACACACCGGCCGCGCAGGCCAGCGCCAGCGTCTTCCTGCGCGTGCTGCACGACGCCCTGTTCAGCGGCCCCGGCAGCTCGGACCTGCTGCTGCCACGCCGGCCGCTGAGCGAGCTGCTGGCCGAGCCGGCGCAGGCGTGGCTGCTGGGCCAGGGCGCCGTGCTGCGGCTCAGCCAACGGGTGCAATCGCTGACCCGCAGCGCCGAGGGCGGTTGGCAGGTCGATGGCCAGGCCTTTGACCGCGTCATCCTCGCCTGCAGCGCCGCCGAGGCTGCCCGTTTGAGCTTCCCGTTGGCACCGGCCTGGAGCGCCCAGGCCGGTGCCCTGCACTACCAACCCATCATCACGGTCTATCTGCAGCACCCGGGCCCCGCCTGGCCCGCCCCCATGCTGGCCTTGCAAGAAGGGCCGCAGGCGCCGGCCCAGTTTGCCTTCGACCTGGGGCAGCTCAGCGCCGAGGCCGCCGGCCGCTCGGCCTGGGTGATCAGCGGGGCCGCGCCCTGGGTCGAGCGCGGGCTGGACGCCGCCGCGGAAGCCGTGCGACTGCAGGCCCAACAAGAGCTGGGCTGGACAGAGGCGCCGACCTTGATCCGCGTGCTGGCCGAGAAACGCGCGACCTTTGCCTGCACCCCGGGGCTGCAGCGCCCGCCCGCGGCCATCGCTCCCGGCTTGTGGGCGGCAGGCGACTATGTCGAGGGCCCCTACCCGGCCACGCTCGAGGGCGCAGTCATGGCGGGGGAGTTTGCGGCGGCGAATCTATAG
- the hpnD gene encoding presqualene diphosphate synthase HpnD: protein MSPEQYVQDKAAKSGSSFYYAFLFLPPERRAAITAFYAFCREVDDVVDEIEDLGVASTKLAWWRKEASQAFAGQPQHPVMKALMPHCTAFDIRLEHLNAVIEGCQMDLEQTRYLDYPGLQRYCHLVAGVVGEVASGIFGRSQPETIAYAHKLGQAMQLTNIIRDVGDDARRGRIYLPISELQQFDVKAHEILLRKKPWGYSERFTALMKFQAARAHQLYDEAFALLPEADRKAQKPGLMMANIYRALLREIEAENFRVLEQRISLTPLRKLWLAMRTNWLGR, encoded by the coding sequence GTGAGCCCGGAACAGTATGTGCAGGACAAGGCCGCCAAGAGCGGCTCGAGTTTCTATTACGCCTTTCTCTTTCTGCCGCCCGAGCGGCGTGCGGCCATCACGGCCTTCTATGCTTTCTGCCGTGAGGTGGACGATGTGGTGGACGAGATCGAAGACCTGGGCGTGGCCTCGACCAAGCTGGCCTGGTGGCGCAAGGAAGCGAGCCAGGCCTTCGCCGGCCAGCCCCAGCATCCGGTGATGAAGGCCTTGATGCCGCATTGCACGGCCTTCGACATCCGGCTCGAGCACCTGAACGCCGTCATCGAGGGCTGCCAGATGGATCTGGAGCAAACCCGTTACCTCGACTACCCCGGCTTGCAGCGCTACTGCCATCTGGTGGCCGGCGTGGTGGGCGAGGTGGCATCCGGCATCTTCGGCCGCAGCCAGCCAGAAACCATCGCCTACGCCCACAAGCTGGGCCAGGCCATGCAGCTGACCAACATCATCCGAGACGTCGGCGATGACGCGCGCCGCGGCCGCATCTACCTGCCCATCTCGGAGCTTCAGCAGTTCGACGTCAAGGCGCACGAGATCCTGCTGCGCAAAAAGCCCTGGGGCTACAGCGAGCGCTTCACCGCCTTGATGAAGTTCCAGGCGGCACGCGCCCACCAGCTCTACGACGAAGCCTTTGCCCTGCTGCCCGAGGCCGACCGCAAGGCGCAGAAGCCTGGCCTGATGATGGCCAATATCTACCGCGCCCTGCTGCGCGAGATCGAGGCCGAGAACTTCCGCGTGCTGGAGCAGCGCATCTCGCTGACACCGCTGCGCAAGCTCTGGCTGGCCATGCGCACCAACTGGCTGGGTCGCTGA
- the hpnC gene encoding squalene synthase HpnC — translation MSIEHYENFPVASWLCPPHLRPAVAAIYHFARCADDLADEGQVSTEQRQQELQAYRADLNAVLAGRPDSGRWHTTVFAGLARVLPQYRLPAPLLNDLISAFEQDLVKTSYRDRTELLDYCRRSANPIGRLLLHLYGIGDAVALQRSDAICSSLQLINFWQDFSRDGPRGRLYVPERDLQRHGLSGDDILACRDSASARRLIAELCDWAEALMQQGAPLVHQIPGRAGWELRAVVQGGLRILAKIRAMHHASLLHRPAIGPFDAPALLWACLRMGRSRTLKQAATADLRLSAARTEGRL, via the coding sequence GTGAGCATAGAACACTACGAAAACTTTCCTGTTGCTTCCTGGCTGTGCCCGCCGCATTTGCGGCCGGCTGTGGCAGCGATCTATCACTTCGCCCGCTGCGCCGACGATCTGGCCGATGAGGGTCAGGTCAGCACCGAGCAGCGCCAGCAGGAGCTGCAGGCCTACCGTGCCGACCTGAACGCCGTGCTGGCGGGCCGGCCCGATTCCGGCCGCTGGCACACCACCGTCTTCGCCGGCCTGGCCCGGGTCCTGCCCCAATATCGGCTGCCCGCGCCCTTGCTGAATGATTTGATCTCGGCCTTCGAGCAGGATCTGGTCAAGACCTCCTATCGCGACCGCACGGAATTGCTGGACTACTGCCGGCGCTCGGCCAATCCGATCGGCCGCTTGCTGCTGCATCTCTACGGCATCGGCGATGCCGTGGCCTTGCAACGCTCGGACGCCATCTGCAGCAGCCTGCAACTGATCAACTTCTGGCAGGACTTCAGCCGCGACGGCCCGCGCGGCCGGCTCTACGTGCCCGAGCGTGATTTGCAGCGCCACGGGCTCAGCGGCGACGACATCCTGGCCTGCCGGGACAGCGCCTCGGCGCGGCGCCTGATTGCCGAGCTGTGCGACTGGGCTGAAGCCTTGATGCAGCAGGGCGCACCCCTGGTGCACCAGATTCCCGGGCGGGCCGGCTGGGAGTTGCGGGCGGTGGTACAAGGCGGCCTGCGCATTCTTGCGAAAATCCGCGCCATGCATCACGCCAGTCTTCTTCACCGCCCGGCCATTGGGCCATTTGACGCCCCGGCCCTGCTCTGGGCCTGCCTGCGCATGGGTCGCAGCCGCACGCTGAAACAGGCTGCCACGGCCGACCTGCGGCTGAGCGCCGCCCGCACCGAGGGCCGTCTGTGA
- a CDS encoding efflux RND transporter periplasmic adaptor subunit, producing MPHTVTRRARQLSALALVFPLVALLGACGMQEAAPEPERAVRTLTLQSASSGQVHEYAAEVRARVESRLSFRVGGKVLSRKVNVGDRVQAGQVLAVIDPQDLVLGQQAAKAGLQAARANRDQLGAELKRFIELQQQGFISAAELERRDLAFKAAQAQLEQARTQFEAQNNQVAYAQLTADAAGVVTAVFAEPGMVVGAGTPVLQLAHDGPRDVVFSVPEDQLGRLREAAGLPGGLTVRLWSEIKPGAADAAPSHALSLREVSAATDPVTRTFQIKADAGKLDARIGQTAAVLLSSPRVAEVIKLPLSAVLQTQGQTSVWVLEPGTMTVKQQPVQVGGADGNEVVVAAGLKPGQEVVVAGVHVLKAGQKVKRYEQALPAAASAAASR from the coding sequence ATGCCCCACACCGTCACCCGCCGTGCCCGCCAGCTTTCTGCGCTCGCCCTTGTTTTTCCGCTCGTGGCCTTGCTGGGTGCCTGTGGCATGCAGGAGGCCGCCCCCGAGCCCGAGCGGGCCGTGCGCACCCTGACCCTGCAATCGGCCTCGAGCGGCCAGGTTCATGAGTACGCCGCCGAGGTTCGCGCCCGGGTGGAGTCCCGTCTTTCCTTCCGTGTCGGTGGCAAGGTGCTCAGCCGCAAGGTCAATGTCGGCGATCGGGTGCAGGCCGGCCAGGTGCTGGCTGTGATCGACCCGCAGGATCTGGTGCTGGGCCAGCAGGCGGCCAAGGCCGGTTTGCAAGCCGCTCGCGCCAACCGCGATCAATTGGGCGCCGAGCTCAAGCGCTTCATCGAGCTGCAGCAGCAGGGCTTCATCAGCGCCGCCGAGCTGGAGCGCCGCGACCTGGCTTTCAAGGCCGCGCAAGCTCAGCTGGAGCAGGCCCGCACCCAGTTCGAGGCCCAGAACAACCAGGTGGCCTATGCCCAGCTGACCGCCGATGCGGCCGGCGTGGTGACGGCCGTGTTTGCCGAGCCCGGTATGGTGGTCGGCGCCGGCACGCCGGTGCTGCAGCTGGCGCATGACGGACCGCGCGATGTGGTGTTCTCTGTGCCCGAGGACCAGCTCGGCCGCCTGCGTGAGGCGGCCGGTCTGCCCGGCGGCTTGACGGTGCGTCTGTGGAGCGAGATCAAGCCCGGCGCCGCGGACGCCGCACCCAGCCATGCGCTGAGCCTGCGCGAGGTGTCGGCCGCCACCGATCCGGTGACTCGCACCTTCCAGATCAAGGCCGATGCCGGCAAGCTCGATGCGCGCATCGGCCAGACCGCGGCCGTGCTGCTGAGCTCGCCGCGGGTGGCCGAGGTGATCAAGCTGCCGCTGTCGGCGGTCTTGCAGACCCAGGGCCAGACTTCGGTCTGGGTGCTGGAGCCGGGCACGATGACGGTCAAGCAGCAGCCGGTGCAGGTCGGCGGCGCCGACGGCAATGAGGTGGTGGTGGCTGCGGGCCTGAAACCGGGCCAGGAGGTGGTGGTGGCCGGTGTGCATGTGCTCAAGGCCGGCCAGAAGGTCAAGCGCTACGAGCAGGCGCTGCCTGCCGCAGCATCTGCCGCGGCTTCGCGCTGA